One part of the Planctomycetaceae bacterium genome encodes these proteins:
- a CDS encoding DUF1501 domain-containing protein → MAGINGFGGAKRCILLFMWGGPSQLDTFDMKPDAPAEVRGEFRPVATAVPGLQICEHFRKLPALMDRLAVVRSLTHDDPAHLSSAHTILTGHLPPVNKSDAEPPSDRDTPHLGSVLQHFRTAPNSLPAFVTMPWKALHPAAPGGEAPGQTGGWLGHSVDPLLVTGDPSQPDWKAPALSLIDGVDTVRLDHRRQLLQSIQAQQSRLERIAATTATTQYQTAAFDLLTSPAVRQAFDLTAESDATRDRYGRNIHGQCVLLGRRLLEHGVPMVSVNWHQDHRNFWDTHGDNFNRLKNDLIPPADAALSSLLTDLQDRNMLDDTLVAWVGEFGRRPQITAGNAGREHHPFCYSGLLAGAGIRGGNVYGRSDARAYYPEENPVSPHDFAATLLHALGIPRDAILPDQVGRPHRLYAGEPLLPLFT, encoded by the coding sequence GTGGCGGGAATCAACGGGTTCGGCGGAGCCAAACGCTGCATCCTGCTGTTCATGTGGGGCGGGCCGAGTCAACTGGATACGTTTGACATGAAGCCGGATGCTCCCGCGGAAGTGCGCGGGGAGTTCCGTCCGGTGGCGACCGCGGTGCCCGGGTTGCAGATCTGTGAGCATTTTCGGAAGCTGCCCGCGCTGATGGACAGGCTGGCGGTCGTCAGGTCGCTGACCCACGACGATCCGGCCCATTTGTCGAGCGCTCATACGATCCTGACGGGGCATCTGCCGCCGGTCAATAAAAGCGACGCCGAGCCGCCCAGCGATCGCGATACGCCGCATCTGGGTTCTGTCCTGCAGCACTTCCGCACGGCTCCGAATTCGCTACCGGCTTTCGTCACCATGCCCTGGAAGGCTCTGCACCCGGCGGCTCCCGGAGGCGAAGCGCCGGGACAGACCGGCGGCTGGCTCGGTCATTCCGTGGACCCGCTGCTGGTGACCGGTGATCCTTCGCAGCCAGACTGGAAGGCTCCCGCGCTGAGCCTGATTGACGGAGTCGACACCGTGCGGCTGGATCATCGCCGACAATTGCTGCAGTCCATTCAGGCTCAGCAAAGCCGTCTGGAACGCATCGCTGCCACGACGGCGACGACGCAATATCAGACGGCGGCGTTTGATCTGCTAACCTCGCCGGCTGTACGTCAGGCGTTTGATCTGACGGCGGAATCCGACGCGACTCGCGACCGCTACGGACGCAACATTCACGGACAATGCGTTCTGCTCGGCCGGCGACTGCTGGAACACGGCGTGCCGATGGTGTCCGTCAACTGGCATCAGGATCACCGCAACTTCTGGGATACGCACGGCGACAATTTCAATCGACTGAAGAACGACCTGATTCCTCCGGCCGACGCCGCTCTGTCGTCGCTGCTAACGGACCTGCAGGATCGAAACATGCTGGACGACACGCTGGTTGCGTGGGTGGGCGAATTCGGTCGCCGGCCGCAGATCACCGCCGGAAACGCCGGACGTGAACATCATCCGTTTTGCTATTCCGGACTTCTGGCCGGCGCGGGAATCCGAGGCGGCAACGTCTACGGCCGCAGCGATGCCCGAGCGTACTACCCGGAAGAAAACCCGGTCAGTCCTCATGACTTCGCTGCGACGCTGCTGCATGCACTGGGAATCCCCCGCGACGCGATTCTGCCGGATCAGGTCGGCCGCCCGCATCGCCTGTACGCCGGCGAACCTCTGCTGCCGCTGTTCACGTGA
- the lpdA gene encoding dihydrolipoyl dehydrogenase, with product MSKSYDLIVIGAGPGGYVAAIRGAQLGLKVAIVEREAKPGGTCLRIGCIPSKALLETSELYEQSCRNFAERGIIAGDVSVDIAKMLEHKDSVIATLAGGIDGLLKKNKVDRHLGHGRLLDDGSVEVTGNDSSTTLAARKILIATGSVAGSFPAMRPDGDRIGTSTEALAWPDVPKHLVVIGAGVIGLELGTVWRRLGSQVTVLEFLPRILPGVDSQVAREAQKILQHQGMTFRLGTKVTAVTAKTRNCTVEIENSEPISCDRVLVAVGRNPCTDNLGLETVGVETDRRGFVRVNSSYQTTAPGIYAIGDVIGGAMLAHKAEEEGIACVERMVTGHSHINYNVIPTVIYTSPEIAGVGETEDALKERGVKYRSGRFSFAANGRARASGHTEGFVKVLADEATDRVLGIHIIGAHAGELIAEAAVAMEFGASSEDIARCCHAHPTLAETIKEAALSVDGRAIHS from the coding sequence ATGTCAAAGTCCTACGACCTGATCGTCATCGGAGCCGGGCCCGGCGGGTATGTTGCGGCCATTCGAGGCGCTCAGTTGGGCCTGAAAGTTGCCATCGTCGAACGAGAAGCAAAGCCTGGCGGCACGTGCCTTCGAATCGGCTGCATTCCCAGCAAGGCATTGCTGGAAACCAGCGAACTGTACGAGCAGTCTTGCCGGAATTTCGCTGAACGCGGCATCATTGCCGGCGATGTGTCCGTGGACATCGCAAAGATGCTGGAACATAAGGACAGCGTCATCGCCACGCTCGCCGGCGGCATCGACGGGCTGCTGAAGAAGAACAAGGTCGATCGGCATCTCGGCCACGGACGGCTGCTCGACGACGGCAGCGTGGAAGTCACCGGCAACGATTCTTCCACGACGCTGGCTGCCAGGAAGATTCTGATCGCGACGGGCAGTGTCGCAGGCTCCTTTCCGGCCATGCGCCCGGACGGTGACCGGATCGGGACCAGCACCGAAGCGCTGGCATGGCCGGATGTCCCGAAGCATCTGGTGGTGATCGGAGCCGGCGTGATCGGACTGGAACTGGGCACGGTCTGGCGACGACTGGGGTCGCAGGTCACGGTGCTGGAATTCCTGCCGCGAATTCTGCCGGGCGTTGATTCTCAGGTGGCACGGGAAGCGCAGAAGATTCTTCAGCATCAGGGAATGACGTTTCGGCTGGGTACGAAAGTGACGGCGGTGACAGCGAAGACTCGCAACTGCACCGTGGAGATCGAGAACAGCGAACCGATTTCATGCGACCGAGTTCTGGTGGCAGTGGGACGCAATCCCTGCACAGACAATCTGGGGCTGGAAACGGTCGGCGTCGAAACCGACCGCCGCGGATTCGTTCGGGTCAATTCGTCCTATCAAACGACGGCTCCGGGCATCTACGCGATTGGCGACGTGATCGGCGGAGCCATGCTGGCGCACAAGGCGGAGGAAGAAGGCATCGCCTGCGTCGAACGCATGGTGACCGGTCACAGCCACATTAACTACAACGTCATTCCGACCGTGATCTACACGTCTCCGGAAATCGCGGGCGTCGGCGAAACGGAAGACGCTTTGAAGGAACGCGGTGTGAAGTATCGCAGCGGCCGTTTCTCGTTCGCCGCGAACGGACGCGCGCGAGCATCAGGACACACGGAAGGTTTCGTCAAGGTCCTTGCCGATGAAGCGACGGATCGCGTTCTGGGAATTCACATCATCGGGGCTCACGCGGGAGAACTGATCGCGGAAGCGGCGGTGGCGATGGAATTTGGAGCCAGCAGCGAAGACATCGCCCGCTGCTGCCACGCCCACCCGACTCTGGCCGAAACCATCAAAGAAGCCGCGCTGTCCGTCGACGGGCGGGCGATTCATTCCTGA